The region TTTTTTGAAAAACAGTAACTGTTTGTACACCTACAGATTGTATTTTGTCAACAATTTTATAATTGTATTGCAACTGAGTACCATCTTTTATCCATTGTTCTACTTTTACTTTTATAGTATCATGAGTATATTGATTAACTGCATCAAACTCAATCATATTATTTGGATTTTCAATTAACTTACTCGAATAATTTTCATAAAATATCTGATGAGCAACAAGTATTTGCTTATTAACCCTGTCCTTTTTTTCAGCTACTACAATATCAAACATATCTACATAGTCAAGTAGTTTGTATTCTATTGCTTGAGTATTTTTTTTAATTATCAAATGTTTTTGAAATTCATGAACAAACATTCCCAAAGAGGAGACTAATAATATTATTGTTCCAAAAACAACAGCAACCAATTGAACCCTTACACTTTTTCCACTAAAGAACTTCATATTTTATAATTTTTATAATCTACTTAATAACAACTTGTTTATTATGCATAGCTTCAATAATATCTTCAACACTCTTGGAAGAGTTTGGTAAAATATCAGGTGGACATTCCCCAGTTTCCTCCGCCACAATAAATCTTTTACAATTATTCCGACCCTCCTCTCCTGCATTACAATAAATGTTTTTATAAGCATCTTTTAATCTTTTGTTTTTTTCTAACAATCCTGTAAACAAAGGACATTTTTCTGCTCTTGGACATATATCTTTTTTATTTACCATAAATTCTTTTTTTTTTAAAATTCCACCATTTTCATCAATTAAATTTCTTCACAATATACTACATTCAATTATCCTTTTCCAAATTGATTTTATTTATTCATTTAAACAAAGAGCATAAAAGAATACCCTATTTTTAATTTTATTTGTAAACATAATAAGTTTTTTTACAATGTTTATATTATTCTCATCTTTAAAAATCCAATTAAATTTATAACTCTCTGCAACCTCCAATTGTGTTATTATTTTATCAAATTTTTGTTCTTTTGGCATCCCATCATCCTGAATGTCAGCACTAATTGACAACAACTCTTTATTTAACATTTTTTCATTATTTGAATGACCAAACATTTTTGCGAAAGAAAAATTATATCTTAATATCAAAGCATTTTCAACAATAATAAATGGATTAGAAATTTCTTCTGACATTGCTCTATAGTTTTTTTCTGTATTATAAAGATCATTTATATGCACCTCCATTATTTTCTTTTGCTCTTCCAACTTTTCATTAGTAACACGTAATTCCTCCTGCTGAACCCTTAATTCTTCTTCCGACATTTTTAATTTATCAGATTGTTCTTGCAAACTTTCATTTAACGCCTTCATTTCTTCTTGCTTTTCTTCTAATTCCACTGCACTTTTTTCTAATTCGCCTTTACTTTCTTTTAATTCTTCAGTATTTATTTTCATTTTTGAATACAATCCTAAAATATCATAATGTTTAATTTTTGAATTTAAAGAAGATGCAATTATCTCTGAACTTTGTTTCAAAAAATTAATTTGTAAATTATCAACTTTTTTTGAAAAACCAAGTTCAATAACACCTATTACAAACTCCTGATAAAATATAGGAAGAAAAACAATGTTTACAGAATCTGAAACTCCCAAGCCTGTTTCAATTGGTAAATATCCTTTTTCAACCTCCCTCAAAATTTTAACTTTCTTTTCTTTAGCAACCTGCCCTATCATACCTTCACCCATTTTAAATTTCTTTTTTGTAAGTGAAGAAGAGAATGAATAAACCCCTGATGGCTTTAATTCTTTTTTTTCTTTATCGAAAATATAAAATACTCCAATTTGAGAATTCACATATTTTGCAAGAAATGAAATAGTTACCAATGTAGCATTGTAAAGGTTATTTTCATCTTTTAATAAATTATTCAATTCATTCTGACCGTTTATTAACCACTTGTGTTCTTCATTTTTTATATGCAATTTTCTTAATGAGATTGTCATATTG is a window of Bacteroidota bacterium DNA encoding:
- a CDS encoding HAMP domain-containing protein, whose amino-acid sequence is MLKPLMNLKIKVRLLIIIFISVASIFMVVYAAFYSNNSAKVMHSSYNIQKVHILYFNRAINEFYNFSNTHDKQHLKVCYNYLEDVNHIASVFSRMDEIFEKNKKHEIEKILYDTLKVGFNYNKRNAELMVSRLEAIFLLDISAFEKIMDFTEYEVELGERIIKQIQEYEKVPTAQNFEKVHNLAEEMLSYYEGFDEAMSHIEKFADKLFLLTVGIAMLIAIFLIVFFNVLILNSIIKPIHFLTKIIKAISIGDLSIKIDVKYKDEISKLLLAFKRMIITLTHIEKNAKDISSGDYSKIIKPKSNNDVLSASLNNMTISLRKLHIKNEEHKWLINGQNELNNLLKDENNLYNATLVTISFLAKYVNSQIGVFYIFDKEKKELKPSGVYSFSSSLTKKKFKMGEGMIGQVAKEKKVKILREVEKGYLPIETGLGVSDSVNIVFLPIFYQEFVIGVIELGFSKKVDNLQINFLKQSSEIIASSLNSKIKHYDILGLYSKMKINTEELKESKGELEKSAVELEEKQEEMKALNESLQEQSDKLKMSEEELRVQQEELRVTNEKLEEQKKIMEVHINDLYNTEKNYRAMSEEISNPFIIVENALILRYNFSFAKMFGHSNNEKMLNKELLSISADIQDDGMPKEQKFDKIITQLEVAESYKFNWIFKDENNINIVKKLIMFTNKIKNRVFFYALCLNE